The Parafrankia discariae genomic sequence GGCAACGGCCAGGGCGGCCGCGAGCACGGCCAGAAGGCGGACCAGCTCCCGGGCTATCGCCGGCTCGATGACCCGGTCGCCCGCGCGCACGTCGCCGCGGTCTGGGGCATCCCCCCATCCGAGCTTCCCGCGCCTGGACTGTCCGCCTACGAGATGCTCGACGGGTTGGGCACCGAGGGCGGAGTCCGCGTGCTGTGGGTGGCCGGGTCCAACATCGCCGTCTCCGCTCCGCGTGCCGGCCACATCGCCGACCGTATGCGATCACTGGACTTCCTCGCCGTGTCGGACTTCTTCCTGTCCGAGACCGCGAGGATGGCCGATGTCGTGCTCCCGTCCACGCAATGGGCCGAGGAGACCGGCACGATGACGAACCTTGAGGGACGTGTCATCCTGCGCCGAGCGGCCGTGGCACCGCCGGCCGGGAGCCGGTCGGATCTGTGGGTGATGCGGGAACTGGCCGCCCGGCTCGGCCGGCCGGCGCTGTCGGACGATCCGCAGGAGATCTTCGAGGAGCTGCGGCGAGCCAGCGCCGGCGGGAAAGCGGACTACTCCGGGATCACCTATGAACGGATCGTCGCGGAGAACGGGCTGTTCTGGCCGTGCCCCTCGACCCGCCATCCGGGCACCCCCCGCCTGTTCACCCAGGACTTTCCCACCCGCGGCCGACAGGCCAGGTTCCATCCCGTCGAGCATGTGGGCGCCGCGGAGACACCCGACGCCGAATACCCCTACTACCTCACGACCGGGCGGCTCCTGCGCCAGTACCAGTCCGGCGCCCAGACCCGACGGGTCGCTTCGCTGTCCGAAGCGGAACCGGACGCGGCCGTCGAGATCCATCCGACCCTGGCCCGGCGGATCGGCGTCCGGGCCGGCGATCTCGTGTCCCTGCGGACCCGCCGCGGACGTGCCGTGATGCGGGTCCGGATCGCCGACGGCATCCGCCCCGACACCGTCTTCGCTCCCTTTCACTACGGCGGAAGCGGTGCGGTCAATCTGTTGACGAATCCGGCGCTGGATCCGTATTCACGGATGCCCGAGTTCAAGGCCTGCGCAGTATCCGTCGACGCCGTCGTCGACGGTCCGGGCGTAATACCACCCGAGTCGCCTCCCCCTCAGAAGGATCTCCATGAATGACCGCAGCACACCGCGCTTCCTGCAGGGCGTCTTCTCGCTGGAAGGTCTCGGTCTCGAAGCGCCGGGGCTTCTCCATCCAAGCCTCACCTACGTCGTCCCACCGGGCGCGTCGACGCAGCCGGTCTATTTCCGGGGCGGCAACAGCAGCGACGAGGTCATCTATCTGACCCTGGTCCGCGACGGCGTCGCGATGCGGTACTTCCCGATCGCCGCCCGGGGATCGACACATGTGTCGCTACGCGTGGTCGAGGATCTGTTGTCCGACTCCGTGCTCGAGGTCTTCGCCGCGGCGCCCAAGGGCGTCACCGCCACCGTCATCGTCGATGTCGGACTCGTAGAGGTCTGAGCTCACCCCACGCGGCCAGGAGATTCCGATGACCATGATGAACCACCTGCCCACGCTCTCACCCACACCGTCCGACAAGGCCACGCTGGTGGTCATCGGCAACGGCATGGCCGGTGCGCGCGCGCTGGAGGAGATCCTGCGCCGCGGCGGCGCGGCCCAGTTCGACATCACCGTTTTCGGTGACGAGCCCTACGGCAACTACAACCGGATCTCCCTGTCCAACGTCCTCGCGGGGACCGAGGACACCTCGGAGATCTACCTCAACCCGATCGACTGGTACGCCGACAACGACATCGACCTGCGCGCGGGCGTCCGGGTGGTGCGCGTCGACCGGTTCGCGCGTGTCGTGGACGCCGACGACGGCACGTCCCTGCGCTACGACCGGCTGCTGATCGCGACCGGGAGCCGTTCGTTCTTTCCGCCCATGGACGGTCTGTGGGCCGACGACAAGACCCTGACCCCCGGCGTGTTCGGGTTCCGGAGCATGGACGACTGCACCGCCATTCTCGAGTACGCCCGGCAGGCCCGGCACGCCGTCGTCCTCGGCGGCGGGCTGCTCGGCCTCGAGGCCGCGCGCGGCCTGCAGAGCCGGGGGCTGCGGGTGTCCGTCGTACACCTGGCCCCCACCCTGATGAACGCGCAGCTCGACGACACCGCGGGCGCCATCCTGCGCCGCTCCGTGGAGGGCCTCGGCATCACCGTCCACACCGACGCCCGTACCAGCGGAATCGTCGTCGCGAACGGGCGGCTCACCGGACTCGGGCTGGCCGACGGAACGTCCATCCCCTGCGACATGCTGGTCGTGTCCGCGGGGATCAGGCCCAACGTCGGGCTGGCCCAGCGGGCCGGGCTCTCCGTCGAACGCGCCATCGTCGTGGACGACCGCATGCGCTCGGTCGATGACGACGACATCTATGTCGTAGGTGAATGCGCCCAGCACCGTGGCCAGGTCTACGGGCTCGTCGCCCCGTTGTGGGAGCAGGCCGCGGTGCTCGCCGATCACCTCACCGGCAGCGACCCCACCGCGCGCTACACCGGGTCGCGGATGGCGACGAAACTCAAGGTCGCCGGAGTGAACGTGGCGTCGATGGGGGTCAAGAGCCCCGAGCGCCCCGACGACGAGTTCGTCCAGTTCTCCGAACCCGGACGAGGGATATACAAGACCATCATCGTCCGGGACGGAAAGCTGATCGGCGCCACCCTGCTGGGCGACACCAGTAAAGTCGCGTTCCTCATGCAGGCGTTCGACCGCGGTCTGCCGCTTCCCGACGAGCGCATCTCCCTGATGTTCGACCTCGGTACGCCCGAGGTGGCGGTCGGCGCCGCGGAGCTCGACGACGACGCGCAGGTCTGCAACTGCAACGGTGTCAGCAAGAAGACCATCGTCGCCTGCGTCCGAGGTGGCGAGCGGAGCGTGTCGGGCGTCATGGCCAGGACTCGGGCCGGGAAGGGGTGCGGCTCCTGCCGGGGCCTGGTGGAACAGGTCGTCGAATGGGCCGCCGGCGGCAGCGTCGAGGTCGACCCGTCGGCGAACTGGTACGTCCCCGGCGTGCCGTACGAGAAGTCCGAGCTCATGGAGAAGATCCGCGAGCTTCGGCTGTACTCCGTGTCCTCGGTGTTCGCGGCGCTCGTCCCGGACGGCAAGGAGGACGCCCAGTCGAAGATGGGCCTGGCCTCGCTGCTGGAGATGATGTGGGCCGATGAGTTCGTCGACGAACGCGACGCCCGTTTCATCAACGACCGTGTGCACGCCAACATCCAGCGGGACGGGACGTTCTCGGTGGTGCCGCAGATGAAGGGCGGTGTCACGAGCGTCGAGCAGCTACGCGCTATCGCCGACGTGGCGGAGAAGTATTCCGTCCCCATGATCAAATTGACTGGCGGACAGCGGATCGACCTGCTCGGCCTACGCAAGGAGGACCTGCCCGCCGTCTGGGCCGATCTCGGGATGCCGTCCGGCTACGCGTACGGCAAGAGTTTCCGCACCGTTAAGACGTGCGTCGGGAGCGATTTCTGCCGCTTCGGGGTCGGCGATTCGACCGCGCTCGGCATCAGGATTGAGGAGAGATTCCAGGGAATAGCCGGGCCAGCCAAGATGAAACTCGCCGTCACCGGATGTCCACGCAACTGTGCCGAGGCGCTGTGCAAGGATCTCGGAGTGGTGGCCGTGGACGGCGGAAAATGGGAGATCTATGTGGGTGGAGCCGCCGGGGCGCACATCCGCAAAGGCGATCTCCTCGCCACTGTCGACGACCCCGACATCGTCGTCGAGCTGGCCGGACGCTTCCTCCAGTACTACCGCGAGAACGCCAGGTGGCTCGAACGCACCTACGCCTGGGTCCCCCGCGTCGGTATCGAACGCATTCGCGCGGTCGTCGTCGAGGACACCGACGGGATCGCCGCCCGGCTCGACGAGCAGATGGAAAAAGCGGTCAACGCCTACCGGGATCCGTGGAAGGACGGCGCGGAACCGGCGACTCCCGGCCAGTTCCGGACCGCTCTGCCGCTGACCGTCCTGCCGAGGGCAGGTGACAGATGAAGGCGGCCGAGATACCGGCCGGGGAAGGCCGTGCCGTCGTCGTCGGCGACGAGCAGGTCGCGGTGTTCCGCCTCCGGGACGGGACGCTTCGCGCCCTGTCCGCCGCATGTCCGCACCGCGGTGGCCCGCTCGCCGACGGCCTGATCGACGACAACGTCGTCGTCTGCCCGCTCCACGGCCTCACCTACGACCTCCGGACCGGCGCCGAGACCAGCGACGGAGGCCCGTGCGTAAGCGCGTACACCGTTGACACGGACTCCGACGGCGAGCTTGTCGTGAAGCCGAAGGATGACGGCGAAAGCCGAGTGCCGGACTCTGGGCGGTCATCGGCGCGCGGCGACCAGCTCCGGGAGCGGTAGCCCGCCGGCCTCATGGCGCGCTCCGACGACGCGGTGGCGGCGCGCCGGGCCGTTGTTCCCTCGACCGCGTCGCGACCGTCCGGTGCGTGCCGACCGGTGCGTGCCGTCCGGTGCGTACTGTCCGCCCGGCGCCTAGCCGCGCCGGACGGTCGGGACCATGCTCTGTACGGAGCGCTCGACCTGTTCCGGGGTGGGCGCGGCCGGCACCGGATCGGTGCGGGCGGCGCCCTCCGCGCGGAACGCGTCGAGCAGGTAGGCGGCGAAGCGGCGCCAGGCGTCGGGCGCCGCTTCCCGGGTCGCGGTGACCAGGCCGGCGTTGGCGAGCAGCAGGATGCCGATGTCGGCGGCGACGAAGTCCGGCCGCAGCGTGCCCTCCCGCCGGGCCCGCGCGATGAGCTCTTCCAGGCCGGAGTGCGCCTGCGTCTTGAGCTCCTCGACCGCGCTGGACGGCGGGAAACGCAGGGTGATCAGGTCACGCAGGCCCGCGTTGGACGCCTGCGCGCCGCACAGGTACTCGACGAGCTGCCGGAAACCCGCCCAGGCGCTCGGGTTCTCCAACGCCTGGTCCACCGCCGCCAGGTATTCGCGGATCTTTCCTTCGAAGCTCGCCTCGAGCAGGTCGGCCCGGGTCGGGAAACGTCGGTAGAGCGTGGCGATCCCGACTCCGGCCCGGCGGGCGATCTCCTCCAGACCGACGTCGATACCGCGCTGCGCGAAGACCTCTTCGGCAGCCCGCAGAATGCGTTCGCGGTTACGTTCCGCGTCGACCCGCAGTGCGGGGACCACCTTCCCGGCTCGCCCAGCCGTCGCCACACGGTTTCCGCCGCGTCGCGCACTGTCCATGTGACGAGCCTACCTTTATATACGGAGGTATCTCTCCACTTAACCTGCTAAGGTTATCCGGAAGATCTCCTCCGTTTATCCCGATCGGCACGGCCACCCGCATGTCCGGCGAAAGGATTTCCGCAATGTCACAGCCCGTCATCGCCGACGATCAGCGGACGCGGTCCGCGCGGGCGGAGGACGCCGGCGGCCGGCGGGGCAATCCCTGGTGGACACTGGCGAGCGTCGCCCTCGGCGTGATCATGGTCGGCCTGGACGGCACGGTCGTCTCGATCGCGAACCCGCGCATCGCCGAGGATCTCGGCGCCTCACTGACCGACCTGCAATGGATCACGAACTCCTACCTGCTCGCCCTGGCCGCCCTGCTGGTGTTCGGCGGCAAGCTCGGCGACCGGTACGGCCGCAAGCGGATCTTCCTGATCGGCGTGGTCGGGTTCGGGCTCACCTCGCTGGCCATCGGTCTGGTCGGCGACATCGTCGGGATCATCGCGCTCCGGGCGCTCCAGGGCGTGTTCGGAGCGATGCTGATGCCGAACACGCTGGCCATCCTGCGCGGCGCGTTCCCGCCCAGGGAGCTGAACCGGGCCATCGGCATCTGGAGCGGCGCGTCGTCCATCTCGATCGCCGGCGGACCGATCATCGGCGGCCTGCTCGTCGAGCACGTGAGCTGGGAGTCGGTCTTCTACATCAACGTGCCGATGGGCGCGATCGCGCTGGCCGTGGGTCTGGCGGTGCTGCGCGAATCCCGCAGCGAGAGCACCGGGCAGCATCACGACATCCCCGGCATCATCACCCTCTCCGGCGGCCTGGTCGCCGTCGTGTTCGGCCTGATCAAGGCGTCGACCTGGGGCTGGACAGACCCGAAGACCATCGCCTGCGTCCTCGCCGGGCTGGCCGTGCTGGCACTGTTCGTGGTGATCGAGATCCGGGTGGCCGCTCCCCTGCTGCCGATGCGGCTGTTCGGCAACCGGTCGATCTCGGTGGGCAGCGCGGTTCTCGTCATCAACTTCTTCGCGCTGTTCGGCGTGCTGTTCTTCGTCACGCTGTTCCTGCAGAACGTCCAGCACACCTCGCCGATCGAGACCGGCGTCCGCATCCTGCCGCTGACCCTGGCAATGATGATCATGTCGCCGATCGCCGGCAGCGCCACCGAGCGGTTCGGGCCCCGCCCGCCGATGGTGATCGGCCTGCTGCTGTCCGGGACGGCGCTGCTCCTGCTGACCGGACTCGACCCCGGTTCCGGCTTCAACGCCGTGTGGCCGTCGCTGCTGATGCTCGGCATCGGGATGGGGCTGGTCATCACGGCCAGCGCGGAGGCGATCGTCGGCAACGCCCCGGTCGACGACGCCGGGGTCGCCGGCGGCCTGCAGACCACGGCGTTGCAGCTCGGCGGGGTCGTCGGAACGGCCGTCCTGGGCTCGGTGCTCAGCAGCCGGGTGGCATCGGTCATGGTCGACAAGCTGACCGGCGCCGGCGCCCCCGCCGAGGTCGCGAGCCGGCTGACCGACTCGGAGCAGCTCATCAGCCAGGGAGTGGCGCCCCAGGTGACCGGGGCGCCGGAATCCGTCCAGGCCGCGGTGACC encodes the following:
- a CDS encoding molybdopterin oxidoreductase family protein; amino-acid sequence: MHDSVTGPGPGTGPVRTHCPYCSLQCGITLDASVRPVILDAQSDFPTNLGGLCAKGWTAAELLDHPQRLTAPLVRDSRDEPLRPASWDEALDRVATAIRGAQDRYGRDAVGLFGGGGLTNEKAYQFGKFARATLRTAMIDYNGRFCMSSAANAATRAFGIDRGLPFPLADIAGTDALMLVGSNPADTMPPAMQFIDAARARGARLIVVDPRTTRTAAGANLHLQPVPGTDLALANGLLNVAIRERLIDVDYIAERTTGFDGVRRAVRQYWPDRVERISGVPEADLVRAAHILSAADHAVILTARGAEQHRSGSDTALGFINLALALGLPGRPFSGYGTVTGQGNGQGGREHGQKADQLPGYRRLDDPVARAHVAAVWGIPPSELPAPGLSAYEMLDGLGTEGGVRVLWVAGSNIAVSAPRAGHIADRMRSLDFLAVSDFFLSETARMADVVLPSTQWAEETGTMTNLEGRVILRRAAVAPPAGSRSDLWVMRELAARLGRPALSDDPQEIFEELRRASAGGKADYSGITYERIVAENGLFWPCPSTRHPGTPRLFTQDFPTRGRQARFHPVEHVGAAETPDAEYPYYLTTGRLLRQYQSGAQTRRVASLSEAEPDAAVEIHPTLARRIGVRAGDLVSLRTRRGRAVMRVRIADGIRPDTVFAPFHYGGSGAVNLLTNPALDPYSRMPEFKACAVSVDAVVDGPGVIPPESPPPQKDLHE
- a CDS encoding Rieske (2Fe-2S) protein, with translation MKAAEIPAGEGRAVVVGDEQVAVFRLRDGTLRALSAACPHRGGPLADGLIDDNVVVCPLHGLTYDLRTGAETSDGGPCVSAYTVDTDSDGELVVKPKDDGESRVPDSGRSSARGDQLRER
- a CDS encoding TetR/AcrR family transcriptional regulator, yielding MATAGRAGKVVPALRVDAERNRERILRAAEEVFAQRGIDVGLEEIARRAGVGIATLYRRFPTRADLLEASFEGKIREYLAAVDQALENPSAWAGFRQLVEYLCGAQASNAGLRDLITLRFPPSSAVEELKTQAHSGLEELIARARREGTLRPDFVAADIGILLLANAGLVTATREAAPDAWRRFAAYLLDAFRAEGAARTDPVPAAPTPEQVERSVQSMVPTVRRG
- the nirB gene encoding nitrite reductase large subunit NirB — encoded protein: MTMMNHLPTLSPTPSDKATLVVIGNGMAGARALEEILRRGGAAQFDITVFGDEPYGNYNRISLSNVLAGTEDTSEIYLNPIDWYADNDIDLRAGVRVVRVDRFARVVDADDGTSLRYDRLLIATGSRSFFPPMDGLWADDKTLTPGVFGFRSMDDCTAILEYARQARHAVVLGGGLLGLEAARGLQSRGLRVSVVHLAPTLMNAQLDDTAGAILRRSVEGLGITVHTDARTSGIVVANGRLTGLGLADGTSIPCDMLVVSAGIRPNVGLAQRAGLSVERAIVVDDRMRSVDDDDIYVVGECAQHRGQVYGLVAPLWEQAAVLADHLTGSDPTARYTGSRMATKLKVAGVNVASMGVKSPERPDDEFVQFSEPGRGIYKTIIVRDGKLIGATLLGDTSKVAFLMQAFDRGLPLPDERISLMFDLGTPEVAVGAAELDDDAQVCNCNGVSKKTIVACVRGGERSVSGVMARTRAGKGCGSCRGLVEQVVEWAAGGSVEVDPSANWYVPGVPYEKSELMEKIRELRLYSVSSVFAALVPDGKEDAQSKMGLASLLEMMWADEFVDERDARFINDRVHANIQRDGTFSVVPQMKGGVTSVEQLRAIADVAEKYSVPMIKLTGGQRIDLLGLRKEDLPAVWADLGMPSGYAYGKSFRTVKTCVGSDFCRFGVGDSTALGIRIEERFQGIAGPAKMKLAVTGCPRNCAEALCKDLGVVAVDGGKWEIYVGGAAGAHIRKGDLLATVDDPDIVVELAGRFLQYYRENARWLERTYAWVPRVGIERIRAVVVEDTDGIAARLDEQMEKAVNAYRDPWKDGAEPATPGQFRTALPLTVLPRAGDR
- a CDS encoding MFS transporter; translated protein: MSQPVIADDQRTRSARAEDAGGRRGNPWWTLASVALGVIMVGLDGTVVSIANPRIAEDLGASLTDLQWITNSYLLALAALLVFGGKLGDRYGRKRIFLIGVVGFGLTSLAIGLVGDIVGIIALRALQGVFGAMLMPNTLAILRGAFPPRELNRAIGIWSGASSISIAGGPIIGGLLVEHVSWESVFYINVPMGAIALAVGLAVLRESRSESTGQHHDIPGIITLSGGLVAVVFGLIKASTWGWTDPKTIACVLAGLAVLALFVVIEIRVAAPLLPMRLFGNRSISVGSAVLVINFFALFGVLFFVTLFLQNVQHTSPIETGVRILPLTLAMMIMSPIAGSATERFGPRPPMVIGLLLSGTALLLLTGLDPGSGFNAVWPSLLMLGIGMGLVITASAEAIVGNAPVDDAGVAGGLQTTALQLGGVVGTAVLGSVLSSRVASVMVDKLTGAGAPAEVASRLTDSEQLISQGVAPQVTGAPESVQAAVTAGSHAAFMSGLHVSLVVAGIATLVAAGLALLVRRGDNSDGAPVVVH